From Streptomyces sp. HUAS MG91, the proteins below share one genomic window:
- a CDS encoding BNR-4 repeat-containing protein — MRRPTVRTYAAATAAVAALLMPVSAASADSAATTTAATVEKVPYAMDSSNQAAWWTPAATYKGRGQYTYFAFNEPGTTAATHRPAIARRDPDGVWSRLPLLNSDGQQAEFADDNGHNQPSVARDGSGRLHVFTSMHCDTWRYYRTTAPGTDVTAHASELPDQGQGITYPVLTTAPNGDLYLAARVGCGSSQRDGKLYRWNNAASTWSVVATFGAALNRSVYPDDLTVDASGRVHLLYEWAKAPASAWRHQLSYLRYDPTTGQFADHDGAAVTLPTTPDTSDVIQGLTTGEEWSIDNAGYTGASVQSAKLTLDGDTPKVAYRYRSADSGGNFNVFYAYPSGTGWLRKTVYAGGQTTAAVGITWDETDGKRIYYVKSSGTDRVFAATQAADASWTAESVAPGVSADRLAVRRDSDGNDVLYLPDTAHNSLYYGVR; from the coding sequence ATGAGACGACCCACGGTCCGCACGTACGCGGCCGCCACGGCCGCCGTCGCCGCCCTGCTGATGCCCGTATCGGCCGCGAGCGCCGACAGCGCGGCGACTACGACGGCGGCGACGGTCGAGAAGGTCCCGTACGCGATGGACTCGTCGAACCAGGCCGCCTGGTGGACCCCGGCCGCCACGTACAAGGGCCGCGGCCAGTACACGTACTTCGCGTTCAACGAGCCCGGCACGACCGCCGCGACGCACCGGCCCGCGATCGCCCGCCGCGATCCGGACGGGGTGTGGAGCAGGCTGCCGCTGCTGAACAGCGACGGGCAGCAGGCCGAGTTCGCCGACGACAACGGCCACAACCAGCCGTCCGTGGCGCGCGACGGCAGCGGACGGCTGCACGTCTTCACGTCCATGCACTGCGACACCTGGCGCTACTACCGCACCACGGCGCCCGGCACGGACGTCACCGCCCACGCGAGCGAGCTGCCCGACCAGGGCCAGGGCATCACCTACCCGGTGCTGACCACGGCACCCAACGGCGACCTCTATCTGGCGGCCCGCGTCGGCTGCGGCAGCTCCCAGCGCGACGGCAAGCTCTACCGGTGGAACAACGCCGCGAGCACCTGGAGCGTGGTGGCCACCTTCGGCGCGGCGCTCAACCGGTCCGTCTACCCCGACGACCTCACCGTGGACGCCTCCGGACGCGTGCACCTGCTGTACGAGTGGGCCAAGGCGCCGGCGTCGGCCTGGCGCCACCAGCTCTCCTACCTGCGCTACGACCCGACGACCGGCCAGTTCGCCGACCACGACGGCGCCGCGGTCACCCTCCCCACCACGCCCGACACCTCGGACGTCATCCAGGGGCTGACCACGGGCGAGGAGTGGAGCATCGACAACGCCGGGTACACCGGCGCGAGCGTGCAGAGCGCGAAGCTGACCCTCGACGGTGACACCCCCAAGGTGGCGTACCGCTACCGGTCGGCCGACAGCGGCGGCAACTTCAACGTGTTCTACGCCTACCCGAGCGGCACCGGCTGGCTCCGCAAGACGGTGTACGCGGGCGGGCAGACCACCGCCGCGGTCGGCATCACCTGGGACGAGACGGACGGCAAGCGGATCTACTACGTGAAGTCGTCCGGCACCGACCGGGTGTTCGCCGCGACGCAGGCGGCGGACGCCTCCTGGACGGCGGAGTCCGTCGCGCCCGGGGTGAGCGCGGACCGGCTGGCGGTGCGGCGCGACTCGGACGGGAACGACGTGCTGTACCTTCCGGACACAGCACACAATTCCCTCTACTACGGGGTGCGTTAG
- a CDS encoding endonuclease/exonuclease/phosphatase family protein, with translation MLGRNTRWVAGALALVCLLLIGPGAPRDDLPVAAPLPAGAATEIVPNRVMTWNICNPCRGAGRNLGRAADIATYAPQVVGLQEACVRDVEQIKNDLEHVYGLVYHVTYGSVLRNWSRCGGLPWRAGGYGQAILSAAPATDGVTVEYPDGGSEDRGFLAVTTEVAGRPVRVFNTHLAERRQEAVRARQVPVLAKEVARHDRAIVLGDFNAVPDSPELRPMWPLATDADPRCGPSAGGVCEPTTDWQSRFDYVFLRGIEPRAHRVRPSEHSDHHMYYADLAPL, from the coding sequence GTGCTCGGCAGGAACACGCGGTGGGTCGCAGGCGCCCTGGCCCTGGTCTGTCTGTTGCTGATCGGTCCCGGCGCGCCGCGCGACGACCTCCCCGTCGCGGCGCCGCTGCCCGCGGGCGCGGCCACGGAGATCGTGCCGAACCGGGTCATGACCTGGAACATCTGCAACCCCTGCCGCGGCGCGGGGCGGAACCTCGGCCGCGCCGCCGACATCGCCACGTACGCGCCGCAGGTCGTCGGCCTGCAAGAGGCGTGCGTCCGGGACGTCGAGCAGATCAAGAACGACCTGGAGCACGTCTACGGGCTCGTCTACCACGTCACGTACGGCTCGGTGCTGCGGAACTGGAGCCGCTGCGGCGGGCTGCCCTGGCGCGCCGGCGGCTACGGGCAGGCGATCCTGTCCGCGGCGCCGGCGACGGACGGCGTGACCGTGGAGTATCCGGACGGCGGCTCCGAGGATCGCGGTTTCCTGGCGGTCACCACCGAGGTGGCAGGCCGCCCGGTCCGTGTCTTCAACACTCATCTCGCCGAACGGCGTCAGGAGGCGGTGCGCGCGCGTCAGGTGCCCGTGCTCGCCAAGGAGGTCGCCCGCCACGACCGGGCGATCGTGCTCGGCGACTTCAACGCCGTGCCGGACTCGCCCGAGCTCCGCCCGATGTGGCCGCTGGCGACGGACGCGGATCCCCGGTGCGGCCCCTCGGCGGGCGGTGTCTGCGAGCCGACGACCGACTGGCAGAGCAGGTTCGACTACGTGTTTCTGCGCGGCATCGAGCCCCGGGCGCACCGGGTACGGCCGAGCGAGCACTCGGACCACCACATGTACTACGCGGATCTGGCCCCGCTCTGA
- a CDS encoding MFS transporter encodes MAIRSAADVSDLVNSGTARGRHAKMIVVIALGGIFLDAYDLSSLAYGLPDITRQFGLSSAMAGTVTASISVGSLLGALLGGWLVDRIGRYRVFMANMVFFVVTALVCAVAQDVWTLIAARFVMGIGVGMDIPVAIAFLAEFSRLRGKGSKGSRTAAWSPAWYTATSGCYLVIMFLYFVLPQAHLGWLWRFTVGFGAVPALIVMLLRRRYMNESPTWAAEQGDLESAARILRESYGVDARVADDVPARAPRPPRPGLAAYARLFTGPYRARTVQSVAVGLAETFGYNAVAFGLPIIIATLMTQGPLTTIASSFTLNLVFALTGGLLGIRWASTRGAWPMMTLGFAIQFVAITVLAVIGQPSGTAVVTAGILMLGTFMFAQGFGPGAHIMSYASLGFPTSMRGVSIGFNQAVLRLGSTLTLFFFPILSTGLGTHVYWVILGAPVLGLVALLVKRWEPVGFDADAEERALARG; translated from the coding sequence GTGGCGATCCGCTCCGCCGCCGACGTCTCCGACCTGGTCAACTCGGGTACGGCCCGTGGCCGGCACGCCAAGATGATCGTGGTCATCGCGCTCGGCGGCATCTTCCTCGACGCGTACGACCTGAGTTCGCTCGCGTACGGTTTGCCCGACATCACCCGGCAGTTCGGGCTCAGCTCGGCGATGGCCGGTACGGTCACCGCCTCGATCAGTGTCGGTTCGCTGCTCGGCGCGCTGCTCGGCGGCTGGCTGGTCGACCGAATAGGCCGCTACCGCGTCTTCATGGCCAACATGGTCTTCTTCGTCGTCACCGCGCTGGTGTGCGCGGTCGCGCAGGACGTGTGGACGCTGATCGCGGCGCGGTTCGTCATGGGCATCGGCGTCGGCATGGACATCCCGGTCGCGATCGCCTTCCTCGCCGAGTTCTCCCGGCTGCGCGGCAAGGGCAGCAAGGGCTCGCGCACGGCGGCCTGGTCGCCCGCCTGGTACACCGCGACCAGCGGCTGCTACCTGGTGATCATGTTCCTGTACTTCGTGCTGCCGCAGGCCCATCTGGGCTGGCTGTGGCGGTTCACCGTCGGTTTCGGCGCGGTACCCGCGCTGATCGTGATGCTGCTGCGCCGCCGCTACATGAACGAGTCGCCGACCTGGGCCGCCGAGCAGGGCGACCTGGAGTCGGCCGCGCGCATCCTGCGGGAGTCGTACGGGGTGGACGCACGCGTCGCCGACGACGTCCCGGCGCGGGCGCCCCGCCCGCCGCGGCCCGGGCTCGCCGCGTACGCGCGCCTGTTCACGGGCCCGTACCGCGCCCGCACCGTCCAGTCGGTGGCGGTCGGGCTCGCGGAGACCTTCGGCTACAACGCGGTCGCCTTCGGCCTGCCGATCATCATCGCCACGCTGATGACGCAGGGGCCGCTGACCACGATCGCCTCCTCGTTCACCCTGAACCTGGTCTTCGCCCTGACCGGCGGTCTGCTCGGCATCCGCTGGGCGTCGACGCGCGGCGCGTGGCCGATGATGACGCTGGGCTTCGCGATCCAGTTCGTCGCCATCACCGTGCTCGCCGTGATAGGGCAGCCGTCCGGCACGGCCGTCGTCACGGCGGGCATCCTCATGCTCGGGACCTTCATGTTCGCCCAGGGCTTCGGGCCCGGCGCGCACATCATGAGTTACGCCTCGCTGGGTTTCCCGACCTCGATGCGCGGCGTCAGCATCGGCTTCAACCAGGCGGTGCTGCGGCTCGGTTCGACGCTGACGCTGTTCTTCTTCCCGATCCTCAGCACCGGGCTCGGGACGCACGTGTACTGGGTGATCCTCGGTGCGCCCGTCCTCGGTCTGGTGGCGCTGCTGGTCAAGCGGTGGGAGCCGGTGGGCTTCGACGCGGACGCCGAGGAGCGGGCGCTGGCCCGCGGCTGA
- a CDS encoding FdhF/YdeP family oxidoreductase, protein MRDTGEPAEELTLHKPRTWATGAPAVAHALKYALGQTSPRRTALTLLNINQAGGIDCPGCAWPEEAPGKRHRNEYCENGAKHISDEATTRRVTREFFAEHPVSELAGRSDYWLNQQGRLTEPMVKRPDSDHYEPIGWDEALKLLADELTGLDDPDEALFYTSGRLANEPAFLLQLFARAFGTNNLPDCSNMCHESSGSALNETLGIGKGSVGLEDLHSSDLVFVVGQNPGTNHPRMLSALEETKRRGGRIVAVNPLPEAGLLRFKHPQKARGVIGRGTQIADQFLQIRPGGDLALFQALNLLLLQAEDKAPGTVLDQDFIARHTTGFGLFSDNVRALDWDDVLAATGLRREEIEEVHERVLKARSVIVCWAMGLTQHKHGVPTIREVVNFLLLRGNIGRPGAGVCPVRGHSNVQGDRTMGIWERMPQTFLDALEKEFGFAPPTRHGLDSVDAIRAMRDGRARFFLGVAGNFVRATPDSDVTERALRNCRITAHISTKLNRSHTVCGRTALILPTLGRSDRDVQATGEQFMTVEDSMSDVHTTRGRLAPASPALLSEVAIISRLAHAVLGDRHGIAWRTFEDDYDLVREHIAHVVPGFEDFNRRVREPGGFTLPNPVNELRFPTACGSAVFTANTFTGLTAPPGHLILQTLRSHDQWNTIPYAMDDRYRGIKGARRVVLAHADDLAELGFAEGELVDLVSVWEDGVERRAPGFRTVAYPTPRGSAAAYYPETNVLVPLDSVAERSNTPTSKAVVVRLERR, encoded by the coding sequence ATGCGTGACACGGGCGAGCCCGCGGAGGAACTGACCCTGCACAAGCCCAGGACGTGGGCCACGGGAGCGCCGGCCGTCGCCCACGCCCTGAAGTACGCCCTCGGCCAGACCTCGCCCCGCCGCACGGCCCTCACCCTGCTGAACATCAACCAGGCCGGCGGCATCGACTGCCCCGGCTGCGCCTGGCCCGAGGAGGCACCGGGCAAGCGGCACCGCAACGAGTACTGCGAGAACGGCGCCAAGCACATCAGCGACGAGGCCACCACGCGCCGCGTCACCAGGGAGTTCTTCGCCGAGCACCCCGTCAGCGAACTGGCGGGACGGTCCGACTACTGGCTCAACCAGCAGGGCCGGCTCACCGAACCCATGGTGAAGCGGCCGGACAGCGACCACTACGAGCCCATCGGCTGGGACGAGGCCCTGAAGCTGCTGGCCGACGAACTGACCGGCCTCGACGACCCCGACGAGGCGCTGTTCTACACCTCCGGCCGCCTCGCCAACGAACCCGCCTTCCTGCTCCAGCTGTTCGCCCGCGCCTTCGGCACGAACAACCTCCCCGACTGCTCCAACATGTGCCACGAGTCCAGCGGCTCCGCGCTCAACGAGACGCTCGGCATCGGCAAGGGCAGCGTCGGCCTGGAGGACCTGCACAGCAGCGACCTGGTGTTCGTCGTCGGCCAGAACCCGGGCACGAACCACCCCCGCATGCTGTCGGCCCTTGAGGAGACCAAACGGCGCGGCGGACGGATCGTCGCGGTCAACCCGCTGCCCGAGGCCGGACTCCTGCGCTTCAAGCACCCGCAGAAGGCGCGCGGCGTCATCGGCCGGGGCACCCAGATCGCCGACCAGTTCCTCCAGATCCGCCCCGGCGGCGACCTCGCCCTGTTCCAGGCCCTGAACCTGCTGCTCCTCCAGGCCGAGGACAAGGCCCCCGGCACCGTCCTCGACCAGGACTTCATCGCCCGCCACACGACCGGCTTCGGCCTCTTCAGCGACAACGTCCGCGCCCTCGACTGGGACGACGTGCTCGCCGCCACCGGACTGCGCCGCGAGGAGATCGAGGAGGTCCACGAGCGGGTGCTGAAGGCCCGCAGCGTCATCGTCTGCTGGGCCATGGGCCTCACCCAGCACAAGCACGGCGTCCCCACCATCAGGGAGGTCGTCAACTTCCTGCTGCTGCGCGGCAACATCGGCCGGCCCGGCGCCGGCGTCTGCCCGGTGCGCGGCCACAGCAACGTCCAGGGCGACCGGACCATGGGCATCTGGGAACGGATGCCGCAGACGTTCCTCGACGCCCTGGAGAAGGAGTTCGGATTCGCGCCGCCGACCCGCCACGGCCTGGACTCCGTCGACGCGATCCGGGCGATGCGCGACGGCCGGGCCCGGTTCTTCCTCGGCGTGGCGGGCAACTTCGTCCGGGCCACGCCCGACAGCGACGTGACCGAACGCGCCCTGCGCAACTGCCGGATCACGGCCCACATCTCCACCAAGCTCAACCGCTCGCACACCGTCTGCGGCCGGACCGCGCTGATCCTGCCCACCCTGGGCCGCAGCGACCGGGACGTGCAGGCCACCGGTGAGCAGTTCATGACGGTGGAGGACTCCATGAGCGACGTCCACACCACCCGCGGCCGGCTGGCGCCCGCCTCGCCCGCGCTGCTCAGCGAAGTCGCGATCATCAGCCGGCTGGCCCACGCGGTCCTCGGCGACCGGCACGGCATCGCCTGGCGGACGTTCGAGGACGACTACGACCTCGTGCGCGAGCACATCGCGCACGTCGTCCCGGGCTTCGAGGACTTCAACCGCCGGGTGCGCGAGCCCGGCGGCTTCACCCTCCCCAACCCGGTCAACGAACTGCGCTTCCCGACCGCCTGCGGCAGCGCCGTCTTCACCGCGAACACCTTCACCGGGCTCACGGCGCCGCCCGGGCACCTCATCCTCCAGACGCTGCGCTCGCACGACCAGTGGAACACGATCCCGTACGCGATGGACGACCGCTACCGGGGCATCAAGGGTGCCCGCCGCGTCGTCCTGGCCCACGCCGACGACCTGGCCGAACTGGGCTTCGCGGAGGGCGAGCTCGTCGACCTCGTGAGCGTGTGGGAGGACGGCGTCGAGCGGCGGGCACCCGGCTTCCGGACCGTCGCCTATCCGACGCCCCGGGGCTCCGCCGCCGCGTACTACCCGGAGACCAATGTGCTGGTGCCGCTGGACAGCGTCGCCGAGCGCAGCAACACCCCGACCTCGAAGGCCGTGGTCGTCCGCCTGGAGCGGCGCTGA
- a CDS encoding LysR family transcriptional regulator: MLLRQLEYLVALARTGHFARAAQNCYVSQPTLSEGIRKLESELGVPLVRRGHRFEGLTAEGEEVVVWARRMLADRDAMTAGLAALRSGLEGELRIGAVPTAVAAVALLTQPFCAANSHTTVRVHADLQGDEIVRRLRAFELHGAVTYPTREPGLPFVPLYRERYVLLTQEAADVDAEGVGWAEAASLPLCLLHPHMVGRQVLDAVFTELRVAVAPRVETDSIASLIAHVRTGHWSTVVPHTWLHVFGIPAGMRAVPLLRPRRSAGIGLLLPPRTPLSVMEQALADLARTSSMHVALDELPG; the protein is encoded by the coding sequence GTGCTCCTGAGACAGCTCGAATACCTGGTGGCGCTGGCCCGCACCGGGCACTTCGCCCGGGCGGCCCAGAACTGCTACGTCTCCCAGCCGACCCTGTCCGAGGGCATCCGCAAGCTGGAGAGCGAACTGGGCGTGCCGCTGGTGCGGCGCGGCCACCGGTTCGAGGGGCTGACGGCGGAGGGCGAGGAGGTCGTGGTGTGGGCGCGGCGGATGCTCGCCGACCGGGACGCCATGACGGCCGGTCTGGCCGCGCTGCGCTCCGGTCTGGAAGGTGAGTTGCGGATCGGTGCCGTGCCGACGGCGGTCGCGGCCGTCGCGTTGCTGACGCAGCCGTTCTGCGCGGCGAATTCGCACACCACCGTACGGGTGCACGCGGATCTTCAGGGCGACGAGATCGTCCGGCGGCTGCGCGCGTTCGAGCTGCACGGCGCGGTGACCTATCCGACCCGTGAGCCCGGTCTGCCGTTCGTGCCGCTGTACCGGGAGCGGTACGTCCTGCTCACGCAGGAGGCGGCCGACGTCGACGCGGAGGGCGTCGGCTGGGCCGAGGCGGCGTCCCTGCCGCTGTGTCTGCTGCACCCGCACATGGTGGGCCGTCAGGTGCTCGACGCCGTCTTCACCGAGCTGCGGGTCGCGGTCGCGCCGCGCGTGGAGACCGACTCCATCGCCTCGCTCATCGCGCACGTCCGCACGGGGCACTGGTCGACGGTCGTCCCGCACACCTGGCTGCACGTCTTCGGCATCCCCGCCGGGATGCGGGCCGTGCCGCTGCTGCGGCCCCGGCGCAGCGCGGGCATCGGGCTGCTGCTGCCGCCCCGTACCCCGCTGTCGGTGATGGAGCAGGCGCTGGCCGACCTGGCCCGCACGTCGTCGATGCACGTGGCGCTGGACGAACTCCCGGGCTGA
- a CDS encoding DinB family protein: MTRIDDTPKAWDERTQLTTFLDYTRDTARAKCEGISEEDARRALLPGSPLMTVSGLINHLRWVEYYWFQVVFLGEEDRGPWTDEDPDREMRIAVEFPVGQVLDEYGAQCARNRELAAGAELDTRAERPLRDGLHVDLRWILLHLTEETARHNGHLDILREMLDGTTGS; the protein is encoded by the coding sequence ATGACCAGAATCGATGACACGCCCAAGGCGTGGGACGAGCGGACGCAGCTCACCACGTTTCTCGACTACACACGTGACACGGCACGCGCCAAGTGCGAGGGCATCTCCGAGGAGGATGCCCGCAGGGCGCTGCTGCCCGGCTCGCCGCTGATGACGGTCAGTGGGCTGATCAACCATCTGCGGTGGGTCGAGTACTACTGGTTCCAGGTGGTGTTCCTCGGCGAGGAGGACCGGGGGCCCTGGACGGACGAGGATCCCGACCGGGAGATGCGGATCGCCGTGGAGTTCCCGGTGGGGCAGGTACTCGACGAGTACGGCGCGCAGTGTGCCCGGAACCGGGAGCTGGCCGCCGGGGCGGAGCTGGACACGCGGGCCGAGCGGCCGCTTCGGGACGGGCTCCACGTCGATCTGCGGTGGATCCTGCTCCACCTGACCGAGGAGACCGCCCGGCACAACGGGCATCTGGACATTCTGCGGGAGATGCTCGACGGCACCACCGGCTCCTGA